A window of Terriglobia bacterium genomic DNA:
CGGCAACGGGTCGCTTCCGATCGAGGCCTTCTCGTGGAGCGCGGTCAAGGAGCGCGGGGTTGATGTTCTTTTCCTGTGCACACCGCATGAGGTCTCACGCGAGTGGGGTCCGGAAGCAGCAGCGCGCGGTGTTCGCGTCGTCGACCTCAGTGGCGCGTGGCGACTCAAGAATCCGGCAAATCGGAATGTATACGGGTTCAGGGACGCCGATCCCGCCAAGGCAGCGGAACTCGACGAAGCTGCCGTTTATGGCATTCCTGAGTTGCATGGCGATGCGATCGCGAACGCCGGGTTGGTCGCGAACGCCGGTTGCTATGCGACATCCATCATCCTTGCGCTCACGCCCTGGGTAAAGGCCGGGTTGGTGGATCTCGACCACGGCATCATCTGCGATTCGAAATCGGGCGTCTCCGGCGCGGGCAAGACTCCGACCGCCAAGACGCACTTCGTAGAAGTCGCGGAGAGCCTCTCGGCATACTCGGTATTTGGTCACCGGCACACAGGCGAAATTCTCGAGCAACTCGGAGTCACTTCGGAGCAACTTCAACTTACGCCTCATTTACTGCCGATTCCGCGCGGAATTCTCTCGACGATTTACGTCCGGGTGAAGAACGCGAGCTCGGCGGAACTTGAGCAGTGCCTGCGTGGGTACTACGCCGGGCGGCATTGGGTACGGGTGTTCGGCGCGTGCAGGCTGCCGGAGATCAAGTTCTCGCTGCATACGAACTATTGCGACATCGGATTCTCGGTGGCACCGGACGGGAAGCGCGTCGTCCTCGTCTCCTGTCTCGACAACCTGTTGAAGGGCGCCTCTGGCCAGGCTGTGCAGAACATGAACGTGATGTTCGGATGGAATGAAGGGGAGGGTTTGCAATGAAGGTCGTCGTAAAACTTGGTGGAGCGGCCCTCGACAATAAGGAAATCGTCCAGAAGTTTGCAACCTCCATCGCGAGCCTCGCGAAACAGGGACACAAGGTCGTAGTCGTCCACGGCGGCGGCGCGGCCCTCACGCGAACCCTGAAAGAGCTCGGCCGCAAGTCAGAATTCATCAATGGCCTGCGCGTCACAGATTCCGAGACGCGCGACGTGGCGGTGATGGTCCTTGCCGGCCACTTGAACAAACAGTTGGTTGCGGCAATCGGCCACACCGGTCAGCCGACGCTGGGCCTCTGCGGCGGCGACCTGCAATGCATGCGCGCGTCGAAACGCACGGGCGAAGTCGATCTCGGGTTCGTCGGCGACATCTGCCGTGTGGAGTCGAAGTGGTTCGAGGCGCTGTGGGAACACGGCGCGATCCCGGTCATCGCCAGCATCGCGCTCGGTTCCGATGGCGAGTATTACAACGTGAACGCCGACAGCATGGCTTCGGCCGTCGCCGTCGCCTGCAAGGCAAACGCCCTCGTCTTCCTGACCGATGTTCCCGGAGTGAAGGGCGTCGACGGCATGGTGGTGAAGTGGCTCCATCTCGGCGAGATCGGCGGGATGGTTCAGCAGTCCACGATCAGCGGCGGGATGATTCCGAAGCTGGAGGCCTGCACGCTGGCGCTGCAGCGCGGCGTGAATCGCGTGCGCATCATGCCGGCTGCAAACGTTGAAGTTCTGCCGGGATTCTTCAGCCAGTCGATTGAATTTGGGACCGAGGTGCTTCAGTGAGTTCAGCCGTGTTGCATTCGGCGCAGCAGGAGACCGCCGAAAAAGAAAAATCGTTGCTGGTGCAGACGTACGACCGCCTCCCCGTGTTGCTGGAGCGCGGCGAGGGTGTCTACCTCTACGACAGCGAAGGCAAACGCTATCTCGACTTTCTCACCGGAATCGGCGTGAACGCTTTGGGCCACGCGCATCCGGAGATTCGACAAACCATCGAAGAGCAGGCCGGGAAGCTGCTTCACACGTCAAACCTCTTTTATCACCATTACCAGTCGCGCGTCGCGGAGAAGCTCACCGCAATGTCCCGCATGGACCGCGTGTTCTTCTGCAACAGCGGAACCGAAGCATGGGAGACTGCGCTGAAGCTGGCGCGCGCTTATGGAAAGCAGGTCGCGCCAAAAGAAAAGAAGCCGAAGGCGAAGTTCCTGGTGATGGAGAACTCCTTCCATGGCCGCACCTACGGCGCGCTCTCGACGACCGGTCAGAAGAAGTATCGCGATCCGTACACGCCGTTGCTGCCGGGCGTGAGCTTCGTCAAGTTCAACAAGATCGAGGACCTGAAGAAGAAGTTCAACGATACAGTGGTTGCCATCGGCCTGGAGACTGTACAAGGCGAAGGCGGAATCGTCCCAGTCTCGCCGGAATTTCTTGCAGCCGCGCGTGAATTGACTTCGAACAGCGGCGCGCTGCTGATCCTCGATGAGATCCAGTGCGGCTGCGGTCGCACGGGTCGCTACTTCGCGTACCAGGACTACGGTGTCACGCCGGACATCGTGACGGTTGCGAAGCCACTCGCCGGCGGATTGCCGCTCGGTGCCGTCCTGACCACGAACAAAGTCGCAGAGGCATTTCATCCTGGTATGCACGGTACAACGTTCGGTGGCGGCCCGCTTGCATGCGCAACAGCGGATAAGTTCCTCGAAGTCCTCTCCCGCCCCGGGATGCTGGAGCACATCGCGGAACTCGGAGTGTACTTCCGCGAGCGACTGGGCGAATTGAAGAAGAAGCACAAGATCATCAAGGAAGTTCGCGGCATGGGGTTGATGAATGCAGCGAATTTGAAGTCGGCTGACATAGCGAAGGCCGTGATGAAGCAGATGCTGGAGCGCGGCGTAATCATCAATCGCACGCACGATACGGTGCTGCGATTCCTGCCGCCCTACATCATCGAGCGCGAGCACGTCGATGAAGTGATTTCAAAGTTGGACGAAGTCTTGCAGGCGAACAGCAGAAAGGCTGCGCCGGTGAGGAGAGAACAGCAGTGACAACAGCCCTGACCAATCCGCTCGCGGCGATTGCAACGCCGGTGGGCACGAAGCGCGACCTGGTCTCGATCCAGGACCTGACGCCGGAAGAAATCACCGGCCTACTTGACCTCGCGACGGCGATGAAGCACTCGCCTGCGGATTTCCGAGGTATGCTCGCCGGAAAACAGCTCGTTCTGTTTTTCGAAAAGCCCTCATTGCGCACGCGCCTGACCTTCGAGTCGGCGATGAACAGCCTGGGCGGCGTTTCGTTTTTTGTCGACCAGACCGGTTCTCGTCTTGGCGACCGCGAACCCCTGAGCGACATCGCGCATAACCTGGAACGCTGGATCGATGGCATCGTGCTTCGAACCTTCGCACACGAAACTGTTGCGAAGATGGCGGAGTATGCGGCGATCCCGGTCATCAATGCGCTGAGCGACTTCGAGCATCCCTGCCAGGCGCTGGCCG
This region includes:
- a CDS encoding aspartate aminotransferase family protein; this translates as MSSAVLHSAQQETAEKEKSLLVQTYDRLPVLLERGEGVYLYDSEGKRYLDFLTGIGVNALGHAHPEIRQTIEEQAGKLLHTSNLFYHHYQSRVAEKLTAMSRMDRVFFCNSGTEAWETALKLARAYGKQVAPKEKKPKAKFLVMENSFHGRTYGALSTTGQKKYRDPYTPLLPGVSFVKFNKIEDLKKKFNDTVVAIGLETVQGEGGIVPVSPEFLAAARELTSNSGALLILDEIQCGCGRTGRYFAYQDYGVTPDIVTVAKPLAGGLPLGAVLTTNKVAEAFHPGMHGTTFGGGPLACATADKFLEVLSRPGMLEHIAELGVYFRERLGELKKKHKIIKEVRGMGLMNAANLKSADIAKAVMKQMLERGVIINRTHDTVLRFLPPYIIEREHVDEVISKLDEVLQANSRKAAPVRREQQ
- the argC gene encoding N-acetyl-gamma-glutamyl-phosphate reductase, with product MHTLCIFMMSARLQPAVVGATGYTGFELTRILLGHPRLKKPILLRREGDGHSPDMTEFYPQLSGNGNGSLPIEAFSWSAVKERGVDVLFLCTPHEVSREWGPEAAARGVRVVDLSGAWRLKNPANRNVYGFRDADPAKAAELDEAAVYGIPELHGDAIANAGLVANAGCYATSIILALTPWVKAGLVDLDHGIICDSKSGVSGAGKTPTAKTHFVEVAESLSAYSVFGHRHTGEILEQLGVTSEQLQLTPHLLPIPRGILSTIYVRVKNASSAELEQCLRGYYAGRHWVRVFGACRLPEIKFSLHTNYCDIGFSVAPDGKRVVLVSCLDNLLKGASGQAVQNMNVMFGWNEGEGLQ
- the argB gene encoding acetylglutamate kinase is translated as MKVVVKLGGAALDNKEIVQKFATSIASLAKQGHKVVVVHGGGAALTRTLKELGRKSEFINGLRVTDSETRDVAVMVLAGHLNKQLVAAIGHTGQPTLGLCGGDLQCMRASKRTGEVDLGFVGDICRVESKWFEALWEHGAIPVIASIALGSDGEYYNVNADSMASAVAVACKANALVFLTDVPGVKGVDGMVVKWLHLGEIGGMVQQSTISGGMIPKLEACTLALQRGVNRVRIMPAANVEVLPGFFSQSIEFGTEVLQ